The sequence CGGACGTGGAGGCTCTGCGCCGCAGCGGCTATCACCCCATGAACTATGTGACCAATAACCCGGCGTTAAAGAACGCCATTGATATGATCCAGTATGGCGTGAACGGCAAGGACTTTAGTGAGATTACCTCCTCACTGATCAATGTGGACCCGTACATGGCGCTGGCAGATTTTGCCGATTATCAAAACGCCCAGCGGCGCTCGGCACAGGTGTATGCTGACAAGACCGCCTTTGCCAAGATGAGCCTGATGAATATCAGCGGTGCAGGCATTTTCAGCGCAGACCGTGCCGTGCAGGAATATGCGGAGAATATTTGGCACACCCACCCGGTGGTTGTAGCGCAGCCCCGGCCTCAAAAGGCGGCGGCTGCTGCGGAAAAGCCCGCTGAGAAGCCGGTGAAGAAACCCGCAGCCAAAAAGCCTGCGGCCAAAAAGTCCGCTACAAAGAAAACCACCAAAAAGAAATAAATCTGCTTGCGGCAGGCGCAGGGCAATGCCTGTGTCTGCCGCTTTTTACTGTTTAAGAGAGGGAAAATATGCTGATCTTCAACGCCAGAGACCCACAGTACAAGTCGCCCATCCGCGCCGTGGCAACGGATGAGCCGGTACATCTGCGGCTGGTGGTCTCGCGGGATATGCATTGCTCCGGCGCCCGGTTGGTGGTCACCAAGGACGGCGAAACGCCGGTGCCTTACGGTATGTTTTGGGCCGGTATGTGCGGCACGGAGGCAGAGTATTGGGAGCTGCATTTTGCCGCCACCACCCCGGGGCTGTATTTTTATCATTTTGAATTGGACACCCCATGGGGACTGCACTTTGTGCGCAACGCCGGGGGCGGCAAAGGGGATTTTTTGCCGGACGGCGCGGATTTTCAGCAAACGGTGTATGATAAGGATTTTCAAACGCCGGCCTTTTTGCGGGGTGGACTGATCTATCAGATCTTTCCGGATCGGTTTTACAATTCCGGCGCGCCAAAGACCGGTGTGCCTGCCACCCGGGTGCGGCGTAACTGGGGGGAAGAGCCTTTTTGGGACGAGGCCCAGATGAACGGCCTTTGGAACAACGATTATTTCGGCGGCGACCTGAAAGGCATTGCGGAGAAGCTGCCGTATATTGCCAAGCTGGGCGTGACCGCGATTTATTTGAATCCGATTTTCGAGGCCCATTCCAACCATCGGTACGACACCGGGGATTATGAGAAGATCGACCCTATGCTGGGCGATACAGAGGACTTAAAATATCTGTGCAGCCAGGCGAAAAAACTGGGGATCGGTGTGATTTTAGACGGCGTGTTCAGCCACACCGGGCGGGATTCCAAGTATTTTAATTACTATGGTCATTACCCTACGGTGGGCGCCTATAACAGCCCGGACAGCCCCTATTACAGCTGGTACCAATTTGGCAAGGATCGGGACGATTACAAGTCTTGGTGGGGCATTCGCCTGCTGCCGGAGATCCGTGAGGAGGAGCCATCTTATCGGGACTATATTTGCGGTGAGAACGGCATCCTTCGCCGTTGGATGCGCTGCGGCATCAGTGGCTGGCGGTTGGATGTGGCGGATGAGCTGCCGGATGTGTTCCTGGACGACCTGCGCCGGGCTGTAAAAAGCGAGAACCCGGACGCCATCATTATCGGCGAGGTGTGGGAGGACGCCACCACCAAGTTTGCCTATGGGCAGCGGCGGCGTTATCTGCTGGGGAATCAGCTGGACAGTGTGATGAATTATCCCTTTGCCGCGGCGATCTTGCACTTTGTGCGCTACGGCGGCGGCCAGGCGTTTTTGGACGCCATCTTGTCTATTACCGAGCATTATCCGCCCCAGGTGACGGCGGTGCTGATGAACCATATCGGCACCCACGATACTCTGCGGGCTATTACCGCGTTGGCCGGACCGGATTGTACCGGCCAAGGGCGGGCTTGGCAGCACCGCAACAATACTCTGTCCGGAGCGGATTATGCCCGCGGGGTGCAGCTGCTGAAGCTGGCTTCTTTTCTGCAATATACTTTGCCCGGCGTACCCTCTCTGTATTACGGAGATGAGGTGGGTGTGCAGGGCATGAAAGACCCCTTCAACCGGGGCTGTATGCCTTGGGCGCACCAGGATCGGGATTTACTGCATTGGTATCAGCGACTGGGCCAAATGCGTCGAGGCTGCAAAGCGTTGGCTGCGGGCACATTCGTGCCGGTACAGGGTGACCTGGGCGGCGTGTGCTATGAACGCCAAAGCGACGGTGCCCGCCTGCTGGCGGCAGTGAACCGCACCTCTGAGCCTAAGACCTTTGCCGTGGATCCGGTGTGGGACAATGCTTATGCCTTTTTTGACGATACCTGCATGGACGGCCGGTTAACCGTTCCTCCCATGTCAGCCGCTTTGCGTACCAGACAATAAAACCTTGCCACTCGGCTTTGCCGGGTGGCTTTTTGCTGTTTTTGCCGGAAATGCTTATATTATATATAATAAATTATAAATTAGCGGTTGAATGTGGGCGGGTGTGTGTGTTATAATAGCAGAGTTAATGTGGGTCAGTAGATACTGTACCCAAATTCCGCGAAAGGAAGATTTAAGAATTATGGCTTACAGAACCCATAACTGTAATCAGCTGACCTTTGACCAGCTGAACCAAACTGTTTCTTTGGCCGGGTGGGTAGATACCATCCGCGATCACGGCGGCGTGATCTTTATTGATCTGCGCGACGAGTACGGCGTGACCCAGGTGGTGTTCCACGACGACGCGCTGCTGAAGGGCGTTCGTAAGGAGAGCGTGATCTCCGTGACCGGTAAGGTCGTAAAGCGTGACCCGGAGACGGTGAATAAAAAGATCGCTACCGGCGAGCTGGAAGTGCATGTGACGGAAGTGACCGTGCTGGGCGAATGTACCCGCACGCTGCCTTTTGAGATCTCCGAGTCCAAGGACACCCGTGAGGATGTACGGCTTCAGTACCGCTTTTTGGATCTGCGTAATCCCCAGGTGCATGAGAGCATTCTCTTCCGCAGTAAGGTAGTCGCTTTCCTGCGGCAGAAGATGACGGAAATGGGCTTTACGGAAATCACCACCCCGATTTTGACCTGTTCCTCTCCGGAGGGTGCCCGGGACTATATCATTCCCTCCCGTAAGCACGAGGGCAAGTTTTATGCGCTGCCCCAGGCGCCCCAGCAGTTTAAACAGCTGCTGATGACCTCCGGCTTTGACCGGTATTTCCAAATCGCGCCCTGCTTCCGTGATGAGGACGCCAGAGCGGACCGCTCTCCCGGCGAGTTCTATCAGCTGGATTTTGAAATGGCCTTTGCCACCCAGGAAGATGTGTTTGCCGTGGCGGAAGAGGTGCTGTATGACACCTTCACCAAGTTCTCTGACAAGAAAGTGACCCCGGCGCCCTTTGTGCGTATTCCTTACGCCGAGTCCATGCTGAAATACGGCACGGACAAGCCGGACCTGCGCAACCCGCTGATCATCCATGATCTGACCGAATATTTCAGTACCGTAGAGTTTAAGCCTTTTAAGGGTCGTCCGGTGCGAGGTATCGTGGTGCCGAACTGTGCAGGGCAGTCTAAGGGCTGGTACGAAAAAATGCTGGCTTTTGCTATGGACATTGGCATGAAGGGCTTGGGCTACATCACCGTTCAAGAGGACGGCAGCTATAAAGGCCCCATTGACAAGTTCCTGTCTCCCGAGAAGAAAGAGGAACTGCGCACCATGCTGGACCTGAAAACGGACGACACCCTGTTCTTTATTTGCGACAACATTCGGATCGTCAATGACCTTGCCGGGCAGATCCGTACCGAGTTAGGTCGTCGCCTGGATTTGATCGACAAGGATCGGTTCGACTTGTGCTTTATCACCGACTTCCCCATGTTTGAGCGGGACGATGACGGCAAGCTGATCTTTACGCACAATCCGTTCTCTATGCCCCAGGGCGAGATGGACGCGCTGCTGCACCAGGAGCCCACGGAGATCAAGGCTTATCAGTACGACATTGTGTGTAACGGCGTGGAGCTGTCCTCCGGCGCTGTGCGTAACCACCGCCCGGATGTGATGATCAAGGCCTTTGAGATGGCCGGTTATACTGCCCAGGATGTGGAAGAGAAGTTTGGCGCGCTGTTTAACGCATTCCATTACGGCGCACCGCCCCATGCAGGAATGGCGCCCGGCGTAGACCGGCTGATCATGTTGCTGCGGGATGAGGACAACATTCGCGAGGTAATCGCATTTCCTATGAACTCCAATGCCCAGGATATGCTGCTGGGCGCACCCAACACCGTTAGCGAAATGCAGCTGCGAGAGGCACACATTAAGCTGCGCCGCCCGGCACCGAAAGCGTAACGGAGCGTATAGAACGATAGATAGATCGAGGTTAGCGTATGAAGATCACACCGGAACTGATCCAGTATCTGGAGAGTTTGGCCAGAATTGAATTGACCCCTGCGGAGGAAGCCACCGTTGGCGACCAGTTGCAGGAACTGCTTACTTATATCGACACCTTGAGCCAGCTGGACACCGACGGGGTAGAGGCCAAGAGCCACTGCTTCCCGGTGACCAATGTGTTCCGCAAGGACCAGGTGGAGGTGCACATGACCCCGGAAGAAGTGGTGGCCAATGCACCGGAGAGCCAGGACGGCGCCTTTGTGGTGCCTAAGACGGTAGA comes from Oscillospiraceae bacterium and encodes:
- a CDS encoding glycoside hydrolase family 13 protein → MLIFNARDPQYKSPIRAVATDEPVHLRLVVSRDMHCSGARLVVTKDGETPVPYGMFWAGMCGTEAEYWELHFAATTPGLYFYHFELDTPWGLHFVRNAGGGKGDFLPDGADFQQTVYDKDFQTPAFLRGGLIYQIFPDRFYNSGAPKTGVPATRVRRNWGEEPFWDEAQMNGLWNNDYFGGDLKGIAEKLPYIAKLGVTAIYLNPIFEAHSNHRYDTGDYEKIDPMLGDTEDLKYLCSQAKKLGIGVILDGVFSHTGRDSKYFNYYGHYPTVGAYNSPDSPYYSWYQFGKDRDDYKSWWGIRLLPEIREEEPSYRDYICGENGILRRWMRCGISGWRLDVADELPDVFLDDLRRAVKSENPDAIIIGEVWEDATTKFAYGQRRRYLLGNQLDSVMNYPFAAAILHFVRYGGGQAFLDAILSITEHYPPQVTAVLMNHIGTHDTLRAITALAGPDCTGQGRAWQHRNNTLSGADYARGVQLLKLASFLQYTLPGVPSLYYGDEVGVQGMKDPFNRGCMPWAHQDRDLLHWYQRLGQMRRGCKALAAGTFVPVQGDLGGVCYERQSDGARLLAAVNRTSEPKTFAVDPVWDNAYAFFDDTCMDGRLTVPPMSAALRTRQ
- the aspS gene encoding aspartate--tRNA ligase — protein: MAYRTHNCNQLTFDQLNQTVSLAGWVDTIRDHGGVIFIDLRDEYGVTQVVFHDDALLKGVRKESVISVTGKVVKRDPETVNKKIATGELEVHVTEVTVLGECTRTLPFEISESKDTREDVRLQYRFLDLRNPQVHESILFRSKVVAFLRQKMTEMGFTEITTPILTCSSPEGARDYIIPSRKHEGKFYALPQAPQQFKQLLMTSGFDRYFQIAPCFRDEDARADRSPGEFYQLDFEMAFATQEDVFAVAEEVLYDTFTKFSDKKVTPAPFVRIPYAESMLKYGTDKPDLRNPLIIHDLTEYFSTVEFKPFKGRPVRGIVVPNCAGQSKGWYEKMLAFAMDIGMKGLGYITVQEDGSYKGPIDKFLSPEKKEELRTMLDLKTDDTLFFICDNIRIVNDLAGQIRTELGRRLDLIDKDRFDLCFITDFPMFERDDDGKLIFTHNPFSMPQGEMDALLHQEPTEIKAYQYDIVCNGVELSSGAVRNHRPDVMIKAFEMAGYTAQDVEEKFGALFNAFHYGAPPHAGMAPGVDRLIMLLRDEDNIREVIAFPMNSNAQDMLLGAPNTVSEMQLREAHIKLRRPAPKA
- the gatC gene encoding Asp-tRNA(Asn)/Glu-tRNA(Gln) amidotransferase subunit GatC; protein product: MKITPELIQYLESLARIELTPAEEATVGDQLQELLTYIDTLSQLDTDGVEAKSHCFPVTNVFRKDQVEVHMTPEEVVANAPESQDGAFVVPKTVE